Proteins encoded by one window of Ictidomys tridecemlineatus isolate mIctTri1 chromosome 7, mIctTri1.hap1, whole genome shotgun sequence:
- the Fabp4 gene encoding fatty acid-binding protein, adipocyte, translating to MCDAFVGTWKLVSSENFDDYMKEVGVGFATRKVAGMAKPNMIISVNGDVITIRSESTFKNTEISFKLGQEFDEVTADDRKVKSIITLDGGVLVQVQKWDGKSTTIKRKREDDKLVVECVMKGVTSTRVYERA from the exons ATGTGTGATGCTTTTGTAGGTACCTGGAAACTTGTCTCCAGTGAAAACTTTGATGATTACATGAAAGAAGTGG GAGTGGGCTTTGCCACCCGGAAAGTGGCTGGCATGGCCAAACCCAACATGATCATCAGTGTGAATGGAGATGTGATCACCATTAGATCAGAAAGCACCTTTAAAAACACTGAGATTTCCTTCAAACTGGGCCAGGAATTTGATGAAGTCACTGCAGATGACAGGAAAGTCAAG AGCATCATAACCTTAGATGGGGGTGTCCTGGTTCAGGTGCAGAAGTGGGATGGCAAGTCGACCaccataaagagaaaaagagaggatgaTAAGCTGGTGGTG GAATGTGTCATGAAAGGCGTCACTTCCACCAGAGTTTATGAGAGAGCATAA